Proteins encoded in a region of the Anopheles aquasalis chromosome 2, idAnoAquaMG_Q_19, whole genome shotgun sequence genome:
- the LOC126575345 gene encoding uncharacterized protein LOC126575345 produces MQNFIWVSTATLARQQHRYWRFIRIDLGIMKRLLSGRKDGSLGFEAKLTAQQITEISNISTSVDLPSEIHRKQRGLNCLGYWKGSEFSSFLHYTSLIFLEGNVADSVFEHFLLFFCSITLFSTSYYKKYWTTASKMLEQYVVPSEDLYGSRYITSNVHNLLHVAQEVYRFAPLSTLSVYPTENALGLMKGLIRHGYRILEPAVNRLSKIEEEGNETMEEKTYPIINLCANRKQELVDENFILDCIRKNSFFSTKDNKIIQLKKVEQRTGQPIELFGNEFLSKTDRFSTPIHVSDIRCKLAALDYKNDNYLMVPVVHTLR; encoded by the exons ATGCAAAATTTCATCTGGGTGTCTACTGCGACCCTTGCAAGACAACAACACCGCTACTGGAGATTTATTAGAATAGATTTAGGAATAATGAAACGGCTTCTGAGCGGAAGGAAAGATGGAAGCCTAGGTTTTGAGGCCAAATTAACTGCCCAGCAAATAACCGAAATTTCCAATATTTCGACATCTGTTGATCTTCCAAGTGAAATTCATAGAAAACAACGTGGTTTGAATTGTTTGGGTTATTGGAAAGGAAGTGAATTTAGCAGCTTTTTACACTATACTAGTTTAATTTTTCTAGAAGGTAATGTTGCAGATAGCGTTTTTGAgcattttttactttttttctgctcgatCACATTATTTTCGACCTCttattataaaaaatattgGACTACTGCCTCAAAAATGCTAGAACAATATGTCGTGCCTTCGGAAGATCTATATGGAAGCCGTTATATAACGAGCAACGTTCACAACCTGCTACATGTTGCTCAGGAGGTTTATCGATTTGCTCCGTTGAGCACCCTATCTGTCTACCCTACAGAAAATGCGTTAGGCCTTATGAAGGGATTGATACGGCATGGGTATAGGATTTTAGAGCCGGCAGTAAATCGACTATcaaaaatagaagaagaagggaatgaaacaatggaagaaaaaacataTCCTATAATTAATTTATGCGCTAATCGTAAACAGGAACTAGtggatgaaaatttcattcttGATTGTATTCGCAAGAATTCATTCTTTTCGACAAAAGATAACAAAATTATCCAACTTAAAAAAGTAGAACAACGAACCGGTCAGCCTATAGAACTATTTGGCAACGAATTTCTATCTAAAACAGATCGATTTTCAACGCCAATA CATGTTAGCGACATAAGATGTAAACTAGCAGCTTTAGATTATAAGAATGATAATTATTTAATGGTTCCTGTAGTACATACATTAAGATAA
- the LOC126581185 gene encoding THAP domain-containing protein 6-like, whose protein sequence is MPYRYCVAPFCKNNNNNIKRLGTVIKFHAFPQDVELTRQWVTFCRKDANWRPSKSGAICSEHFRAEDYQLHQSPLIKNYHYLRLLQPSAVPSILQCNNDLPLSTEEIEEERILRINALYKTPKENVLDSASLIQVEQENKEQSNQNQAEEVIKTLKSENQKLTEVILNLQSKLKESRDANENLKDKLKKMEKELKNKDKKKYDSTQIMDVLKEKIKCTLSSNQVDLILKKRKRVKWTPEEISAALTLRYFSKRAYAYLAVDLNYPLPSLSTLQRYTMRNPNVRKGPKETRACSSEENRTPAYEIALIGCTSADEATR, encoded by the exons atgccttatagatATTGCGTagctccgttttgcaaaaataacaataataatatcaaAAGGCTTGGCACGGTGATTAAGTTTCATGCTTTTCCGCAAGATGTGGAGTTAACCCGACAATGGGTaacattttgtagaaaagatgcaaattggcgTCCGTCTAAAAGTGGTGCTATATGTTCGGAGCATTTTAGGGCTGAGGATTATCAATTACACCAATCACCACTGATtaaaaattatcattatttgCGACTATTGCAGCCATCAG ctGTTCCTTCTATACTACAATGTAACAATGACTTGCCCCTAAGTACGGAGGAAATAGAGGAAGAACGAATCCTCAGAATAAACGCTCTATATAAGACCCCCAAAGAAAATGTGCTTGACTCAGCCAGCTTGATTCAGGTGGAGCAAGAAAACAAGGAGCAATCAAATCAGAATCAGGCTGAGGAAGTTATAAAAACCCTGAAATCAGAAAATCAGAAACTGACCGAAGTAATTCTAAACCTACAGTCAAAGTTAAAAGAAAGtcgcgatgcaaatgaaaatctGAAAGACAAActcaaaaaaatggaaaaagagcTAAAAAATAAGGATAAAAAGAAGTATGATTCTACGCAAATTATGGATGTCCTTAAAGAAAAAATTAAATGTACTTTGTCAAGCAATCAAGTAGATCTtattttgaagaaaagaaaacgggtCAAATGGACGCCAGAAGAGATAAGTGCAGCTCTAACGTTAAGATATTTTTCCAAACGAGCTTATGCATATTTGGCGGTTGATTTAAATTATCCACTTCCTTCGTTATCAACATTACAACGCTATACGATGAGGAATCCTAACGTTCGAAAAGGACCCAAGGAGACACGAGCGTGCAGCTCGGAGGAAAATCGGACGCCAGCGTACGAGATAGCTCTTATCGGATGCACTTCGGCGGATGAAGCTACGAGATAG